The genomic segment GCTATTGCAAAAGAGCACGGCTTTAAGCTGACTGGGCACATGATGCAGTTATATGGAATTTGCGAAAAATGTAATAAAGACAATATAAAAGGCAAATAGTAAAAAGGGGCGATAAAAACGGTGATATTTGAAAATAAACTAGAACTACAAAGACTACAAACTGCCGATGAGCTGCGTAAAATAGGTGTTAATCCCTATCCGCATTTTCTTAGGCGTGATATGGATATAACAAAATTTAAGATAAAATTTAACCACATAAAAGATACGGAGGAGCGCAAGGCGGAGGGGCAATTTGTAGGCCTTGCGGGGCGTATAAAGCTTATTCGTGATGCTGGTAAGGCTATATTTGCAAACATTGAAGATGAAGATGCAAATTTACAAATTTATTTTAGCAACAAAACTTTAGACCCTGAGTGGTTTAATGTCGTAAAGAAAAATATCGAAGTTGGCGACATCGTTTATGTGCGTGGATATGCTTTTATAACTAGGACGGGCGAATTTTCGATGCATGTAAGCGAGATAACACTTGCAGCAAAGGCTATCAGTCCGCTCCCTGAAAAATATCACGGGTTAGTGGACATTGAGATGCGCTACCGTCAGCGTTATCTTGATATGATAATGAATCCAGAAGTTAGAAATGACTTTAAAAAGCGCTCTATAATAGTAGCAACTATACGCAGATTTTTTGAAGATAAGGGCTTTTTAGAGGTTGAAACCCCTATGATGCACCCTATAGCTGGTGGTGCAAATGCAAAGCCTTTTGTGACATTTCATAATGCACTAGGAGTTGATAGATACCTTAGGATAGCGCCAGAGCTATATCTAAAGCGCCTTATAGTTGGTGGCTTTGAAGCGGTTTATGAGATGAATAGAAATTTCCGTAACGAAGGTATGGATCTAACGCACAATCCTGAATTTACAAGTATCGAGTTTTACTGGGCATATCATACATATCATGATCTTATGGGACTTACAGAAGATCTTTTTACAACACTGATAGATAAGCTTGAGATGCCAAAGGTGATAGAATTTGATGGCATGCAGATAGATTTTTCAAAGCCTTTTTCGCGCATAACATACAAGAAAGCGCTAGTTGATATAGGTGGGCTTGACCCTGCTATCATTGATGATAGGGAGAAAATTTTAGCAAAGCTTAAAAGTGATGGTTTTGAAGCAAATTCTAAGCTAGATCTTGGGCATTTACAGGCTGAGCTTTTTGATAATTATGTTGAGAGCAAGCTTATAAATCCTACATTTATCACTGACTTTCCAATCTCCATAAGCCCGCTTTCAAGAAGAAATGACAAACATCCTGATATAGCCGAGAGATTTGAGCTATTTATCGCTGGGCGTGAGCTTGCAAATGGATTTAACGAGCTAAATGATCCAATCGATCAATACAACCGTTTTGCTGGACAGATAGATGCTAAAAATGCTGGCGATGATGAGGCGCATGAGATGGATGAGGATTATGTTAGAGCGCTTGGATATGCTATGCCGCCAACTGCTGGAGAGGGTATCGGTATTGACCGTCTTGTAATGCTTTTGACAAATAAAAAATCAATTCGTGATGTCGTGCTTTTCCCTGCTATGCGACCACTAAAAAATGAAAACCAACCAAAGGAGAGCAAATGAGTTTAGAAAATTTTGATAAGTCGATATATGACCTTGTAAATTTGGAGTTAAAGCGTCAATGTGACCACCTTGAGATGATAGCAAGTGAGAATTTTACATATCCAGAAGTCATGCAAGTCATGGGCTCTATCCTTACAAATAAATATGCAGAGGGCTATCCTGGCAAAAGATATTATGGTGGTTGTGAGTTTGTTGATGAGATAGAACAAATAGCCATTGATCGTTGTAAAGAGCTTTTTGGTTGCGAGTTTGCAAATGTTCAACCAAACTCAGGCTCACAGGCAAATCAAGGCGTTTATGGCGCACTTTTAAATCCAGGCGATAAAATTTTAGGCATGGATCTAAGTCACGGCGGGCACCTTACGCACGGCGCAAAAGTAAGTAGCTCTGGTAAAATTTATGAGAGCTTTTTTTATGGTGTTGAGCTTGATGGTCGTATAAATTATGAGCGAGTTCTTGATATAGCTAAGATAGTAAAACCAAAGATGATAGTTTGTGGTGCTAGTGCGTATACTCGTGAGATAGAATTTAAGAAATTTCGCGAGATAGCCGATGAAGTAGGGGCTATACTTTTTGCTGATGTTGCTCACATTGCTGGTTTGGTTGTGGCTGGCGAACATCAAAACCCATTCCCACATTGTGATGTTGTAAGCTCTACAACACACAAAACACTTCGTGGACCAAGGGGCGGTATCATAATGACAAATAACGAAGAGTATGCTAAAAAGATAAATTCTAGTATCTTTCCAGGTATCCAAGGTGGACCGCTTGTGCATGTGATAGCTGGAAAAGCTGTTGGTTTTAAACACAACTTAAGCCCAGAGTGGAAAGTTTATGCAAAACAAGTTAAAGCAAATGCGAAAATTTTAGGCGAAACCCTTGTAAAACGAGGATATGATCTAGTGAGCAGGGGCACGGATAATCATTTGGTGCTTATGAGCTTTTTGACAAAAGAATTTAGTGGCAAAGATGCTGATATAGCACTTGGTAATGCTGGCATTACTGTAAATAAAAACACCGTTCCAGGAGAAATTCGTAGTCCATTTGTTACAAGCGGTATTCGCGTAGGAAGCCCTGCGCTTACAGCTCGCGGCATGAAAGAGACTGAATTTGCGCTAATTGCAAATAAAATAGCCGATGTGCTTGATGATATAAATAACACCCAAATTCAAGAAAGGGTTAAAGCCGAGCTAAAAGAGCTAGCACATCAGTTTATCATATATGATAAGGCGATGTTTTAATGCAAAGTATAGATACCGCACTAATTAAAATGATAACCACGCACTATTATATAAAGCGTGATAGTATCGTAAACAAGATCGAGTATAAGGGCAAGCTATTTTTTGATAAATTTGAGCGTGTGAATGAGATGTTAAACTATAAGGTTATCCAAGATCACGAAGCTGGCAAGATAGTTGCAGCTCACTCTTTGATAAATCAGTTTGATAAGGTTGAAAATATCGTCTTTGACTATAATGGACGAACTCCAGAGCGCTTTTGGCATAGAGCCCAGCTTTTGCTTCGTGAAGAAGGCTTTATAAATTTCACTGCCTATAAAAGCAAAACAGAGGGGCACTTACATCTTTATGTTCATAAGGGACACACAACATTTAGTGAGGCTTGCCAGCTTGCAAATATGCTAAGCGCAAAGCTTTCACAACGCCTTCCAAAGGAGTGGAAGATGTTTCCAACGATAGAGATGCCAAAAGAATTTAACATCCTAGCGTTGCCATACGAGCTTTATCAAAAAGAGCGTGGCGCAAGCTGGTCAAAACATATGTAAGGAAATTTTATGCAGATAAACAATGAACTAAAAGATATTTTACTGGAAAAAAATGACAACAACGGTACTAATGTAAAGAAAATTTTGCTTATTATTGCAGCTGCGGTTATACTGTTTTTAGCGGTTATCGTTGTGATGAAATTTATAAACAGTGATCCAGAAGCAAAAACAAGTGCAAATGCCGAGATTGATTCAAGGCTTGTTTTGCCACCAGCTCCAAGCCAGGATCAAAATTTAGCACTAAATCAGCCTATGGCTACTCCGCCAGCATCAAAGCCACAAGATGTAAGTGAGAGAAAAAATGATGAACAGCTTTTTGAGCAAGTGCCTATTATACCAGAGGAAAAAAGCCAAGATGACTTTGAGGATATGGTTAAAAAACTAAAAGGCAAGAGTGAAACTGACACAAGTAAAAATGATGCGACTCAGCAAAAGCCTGAGCCAAAACCAATTGTAAAAGTGGTAGAAGAGCCAAAGCCTGAACCTGCTAAAAAGGTTGAAGTAAAACCAGAGCCAAAGCCTGAACCTAAAAAAGAAGAAGTAAAAAAAGAAGAACCTAAAAAAGTTGCCAAAGAGCAGCCAAAGCCAGAGCCTAAAAAAGAGCCTGCAAAAACAACCACGGCAACTACTAGCGGCTCAAAAGGCGCTTATGTTCAAGTTGCAGCTATCTCAAAGCCAACTCCTGACGCATCGCTTACAAATAAAATTGTAGCTAAAGGCTATAGCTACACAACTGTTAAAGCTGGCAATATGACAAAGGTTATAGTTGGTCCTTTTAGTGAGGATAAAATTCAAAACGCACTTAGTGATATTCGCAAAGACATTGCCTATGGTGCATTTATTTATAGGATCAAATGAGAGCCTTTGCCCTTTTTGGAGATCCGGTAGCTCACAGTATATCGCCTAGGCTTCATAACAAGGCGATATCTGAGCTAGATTTAAATGGCTTTTATAGTCGTATTTTATTAAAAGAGGGTTATAAGCTCATAAGTTCATTTAAACAGCTTAGGCTTGATGGTGCTAATGTTACTGTCCCGCACAAGGCTTATGCCCTACATCTTGCCGATGTCGCCTCAGAAGAGGCTATGGCTATAGGTTCTGCTAATACTCTTGTTTTAAAAGATGATAAAATTTATGCACACAACACTGACGCTCCAGGCTTTTTGCGCTCTATAAAAGAATTTAAAGAGGTAAAAAGCGCTCTTATTATCGGTGCTGGAGGAACTGCAAAAGCGATTGCATATAGTTTGAAAAATGCTGGTATAAGTGTAGAAATTTTAAATAGAAGCAAGGAGCGGTTTGCAGAGTTTAATGGTTATGAGTGTTTTACATGGAGTGATTTTAAGGTAAAATCATTTGACTTGATTATAAACTCAACTTCGGCTGGATTAAAGGACGATAGCTTGCCATTAAGCGCCGAAATTTTGACCCCATGTCTACAAAGATCAAAATTTGCCTATGATGTTATATATGCAAAACAAACACCATTTTTAAAACTTGCAAAGTCAAATGGTTTGCTTACAAAAGATGGTTCTGATATGCTACTTTTTCAAGCCGTTTTGGCATTAAATTTATTTTATGATAATAAATTAAACGAAGAAAAGATAGAATTTGCTATGCGCAAAGCTATGCAAATTTAAAACATTAACTTTAAACTATATTTTTACTTTTTAAATTTTTAAAAACTTCAGAATTACCATAAATAACCGCAAAATATCGACAAATACTATAAAATATAAAAAATCTATGATAATAAATTTTCGCGATTATTGATAATGATTTTCTTATTTTACTTAAAATAATAATTAAAAAACATATTTAAGAAATATTTTACATTAAATTGACCTTGCAATGATATAATTTTCCCGATAAAACTATTTTAGGAGGAGAAAATGAACAATTCAAGACGAAATTTTCTTAAAGCGTCTGCAGTTGTTGGGGCTGTAAGTGCAATGCCTGGCACGATAGCAAAGCTTGGTGCAAACCCACTAAGCCCTAGCGAAAAAACGGTAATGAGTTTTTGTGAAATGTGCTCATCACGCTGTCCTATAGAGGCACGCATTAGCGACGATAAAACAGTTTTTATACAAGGCAATGCAAAAGCAAGTGGCACAAAGACATCAGTTTGTGCGCGCGGAGGTTCTGGACATAGCCAGCTTTATGATCCACAACGCTTAGTAAAGCCACTTATTCGTGTTGGAGAGCGCGGAGAAAACAAATGGCGCGAAGCTAGTTGGGACGAGGCGCTTGATCTGGTTGCAAAAAAGATGCAAGAGATAAAAGAGAAGTACGGACCTGAAAGCTTTGTATTTACTGCAAAAAGTTCTCAAACTCATAAGCTTATGGTAAATTTTGCCTCTAGCTATGGCTCACCAAACTGCTTTTCACACTTTTCATGCTGCCCTATAACATATCAAATGGTGTGCGAGCATATGTATGGTGATGCTAAGTTAAAGCGTGACTTCTCTAATGCAAAGTATGTTGTAAATTTTGGACACAACCTTTTTGAAGGCATAGTTATTAGTGATGCTAAAAAACTTGCAAAATTTGCTGCTCAAAAAGATAGAAAGCTTTTGGTGCTTGATCCAAGATTTAGCGTTGTTGCTGCAAAGGCTGATGAGTGGTTGCCAGTTAAGCCAGGAACTGACCTAGCTTTTGTCATGGCGCTTATTCATACTTGGATAAAAAATGGCACTTATGATAAGAAATTCATAGAAGATTTTACTATCGGTTTTGATAAAGTTGTTGAAATGACTAAGGATACAACTCCTGAGTGGGCTGAAAAAGTAACTGGCATAAAAGCCTCTGATATACAAAGGATAGCGGCTGAAATTTGGGCGGCTGCACCAAAAGTTATCATCGACTTTGGACATAAAACAACAACAGCAAAAGCTGAATATATGAGAACTAGAGCCATTATGACCGCAAATGCGATGATGGGTAACTGGGAAGTTAAAGGCGGTTTGTTTAGCGGTAAAAAAGCTAAGACATACAACAAGCTTGTTGGCGAAAACATTATTGATGAGATAACTAATCCAGACAAAGACTTTAAAGTTCCAAAAGTTCAAAGACTTGACTTTGCTGGAGAAGATGGCAGACATAAGTTTGTAAGCAGGAGTCACGGGGTTTTGATGGATATCCCTCATGCTATTTTAAGTGAAAAACCATATCCTATAAAAGGCTGGTTTAATATCCGCTTTAACCATCTTATAAATGTTGCAGAAACTGAAAAGGCGATAGAGGCTATGAAAAAGCTTGACTTTATCGTTGTTAGCGATGTTTATATGAATGATATGGCAACTTTTGCTGATGTTATACTCCCAGAAAGTACATATCTTGAGCGCGATGAAGGTATCGAAGATAAGTCAAGTTTAAAACCAGCTTATATGATACGAAATAAAGTTGTAGATCCAGTTGGCGACACTAAAGATGGAGCGACTATCTTTAGAGAGCTTGCGCGTCGTTTAAAAGTTGATAGTCTTTATAAGTGGAACAATATGCGAGAGTGGCGTATACAGCAAGTTAAGGGCAATGTAGAGCTACTTGCTAAGCTAGAAAAAGATGGATATGTTAGTTATGATGTGCCAGGAATTTTGTTCCGCGACAAGGATACTGTTGCAAAATTTGTAAAAAAATATCCACAAGCCAGCCAATATGTAGGTGAAAATGGACTTATGGACTCTCAAGCTAAGTTAAAAACAAAAAGTGGCAAGATAGAGCTATTTAGCGAGCAAGTTGAAGCACAGTTTCCTGGATACGGCTGTTTAAATACTGAAGGTATGGATGTTTATGATGGACATGAGCTTTGCTTGATGACAGGCAAGACGCCTATTCATACAAATGGTCATACTCAATCAGTTCCGTACCTAAATGA from the Campylobacter suis genome contains:
- the lysS gene encoding lysine--tRNA ligase, which gives rise to MFENKLELQRLQTADELRKIGVNPYPHFLRRDMDITKFKIKFNHIKDTEERKAEGQFVGLAGRIKLIRDAGKAIFANIEDEDANLQIYFSNKTLDPEWFNVVKKNIEVGDIVYVRGYAFITRTGEFSMHVSEITLAAKAISPLPEKYHGLVDIEMRYRQRYLDMIMNPEVRNDFKKRSIIVATIRRFFEDKGFLEVETPMMHPIAGGANAKPFVTFHNALGVDRYLRIAPELYLKRLIVGGFEAVYEMNRNFRNEGMDLTHNPEFTSIEFYWAYHTYHDLMGLTEDLFTTLIDKLEMPKVIEFDGMQIDFSKPFSRITYKKALVDIGGLDPAIIDDREKILAKLKSDGFEANSKLDLGHLQAELFDNYVESKLINPTFITDFPISISPLSRRNDKHPDIAERFELFIAGRELANGFNELNDPIDQYNRFAGQIDAKNAGDDEAHEMDEDYVRALGYAMPPTAGEGIGIDRLVMLLTNKKSIRDVVLFPAMRPLKNENQPKESK
- a CDS encoding serine hydroxymethyltransferase, with the translated sequence MSLENFDKSIYDLVNLELKRQCDHLEMIASENFTYPEVMQVMGSILTNKYAEGYPGKRYYGGCEFVDEIEQIAIDRCKELFGCEFANVQPNSGSQANQGVYGALLNPGDKILGMDLSHGGHLTHGAKVSSSGKIYESFFYGVELDGRINYERVLDIAKIVKPKMIVCGASAYTREIEFKKFREIADEVGAILFADVAHIAGLVVAGEHQNPFPHCDVVSSTTHKTLRGPRGGIIMTNNEEYAKKINSSIFPGIQGGPLVHVIAGKAVGFKHNLSPEWKVYAKQVKANAKILGETLVKRGYDLVSRGTDNHLVLMSFLTKEFSGKDADIALGNAGITVNKNTVPGEIRSPFVTSGIRVGSPALTARGMKETEFALIANKIADVLDDINNTQIQERVKAELKELAHQFIIYDKAMF
- a CDS encoding DUF1882 domain-containing protein; the encoded protein is MQSIDTALIKMITTHYYIKRDSIVNKIEYKGKLFFDKFERVNEMLNYKVIQDHEAGKIVAAHSLINQFDKVENIVFDYNGRTPERFWHRAQLLLREEGFINFTAYKSKTEGHLHLYVHKGHTTFSEACQLANMLSAKLSQRLPKEWKMFPTIEMPKEFNILALPYELYQKERGASWSKHM
- a CDS encoding SPOR domain-containing protein — its product is MQINNELKDILLEKNDNNGTNVKKILLIIAAAVILFLAVIVVMKFINSDPEAKTSANAEIDSRLVLPPAPSQDQNLALNQPMATPPASKPQDVSERKNDEQLFEQVPIIPEEKSQDDFEDMVKKLKGKSETDTSKNDATQQKPEPKPIVKVVEEPKPEPAKKVEVKPEPKPEPKKEEVKKEEPKKVAKEQPKPEPKKEPAKTTTATTSGSKGAYVQVAAISKPTPDASLTNKIVAKGYSYTTVKAGNMTKVIVGPFSEDKIQNALSDIRKDIAYGAFIYRIK
- a CDS encoding shikimate dehydrogenase; the encoded protein is MRAFALFGDPVAHSISPRLHNKAISELDLNGFYSRILLKEGYKLISSFKQLRLDGANVTVPHKAYALHLADVASEEAMAIGSANTLVLKDDKIYAHNTDAPGFLRSIKEFKEVKSALIIGAGGTAKAIAYSLKNAGISVEILNRSKERFAEFNGYECFTWSDFKVKSFDLIINSTSAGLKDDSLPLSAEILTPCLQRSKFAYDVIYAKQTPFLKLAKSNGLLTKDGSDMLLFQAVLALNLFYDNKLNEEKIEFAMRKAMQI
- the phsA gene encoding thiosulfate reductase PhsA, with protein sequence MNNSRRNFLKASAVVGAVSAMPGTIAKLGANPLSPSEKTVMSFCEMCSSRCPIEARISDDKTVFIQGNAKASGTKTSVCARGGSGHSQLYDPQRLVKPLIRVGERGENKWREASWDEALDLVAKKMQEIKEKYGPESFVFTAKSSQTHKLMVNFASSYGSPNCFSHFSCCPITYQMVCEHMYGDAKLKRDFSNAKYVVNFGHNLFEGIVISDAKKLAKFAAQKDRKLLVLDPRFSVVAAKADEWLPVKPGTDLAFVMALIHTWIKNGTYDKKFIEDFTIGFDKVVEMTKDTTPEWAEKVTGIKASDIQRIAAEIWAAAPKVIIDFGHKTTTAKAEYMRTRAIMTANAMMGNWEVKGGLFSGKKAKTYNKLVGENIIDEITNPDKDFKVPKVQRLDFAGEDGRHKFVSRSHGVLMDIPHAILSEKPYPIKGWFNIRFNHLINVAETEKAIEAMKKLDFIVVSDVYMNDMATFADVILPESTYLERDEGIEDKSSLKPAYMIRNKVVDPVGDTKDGATIFRELARRLKVDSLYKWNNMREWRIQQVKGNVELLAKLEKDGYVSYDVPGILFRDKDTVAKFVKKYPQASQYVGENGLMDSQAKLKTKSGKIELFSEQVEAQFPGYGCLNTEGMDVYDGHELCLMTGKTPIHTNGHTQSVPYLNDLMNDAPIWIHPKTAAKRGIKDGDDVVIKNQFGKQNGKVMLTEGIREDTLFLYHGFGHITPALGKIHMVGTNQSVLLNPEEGPVAATMVTNVGVEIVKA